One stretch of Candidatus Baltobacteraceae bacterium DNA includes these proteins:
- a CDS encoding serpin family protein, whose amino-acid sequence MWKRSRTICTLALALGVVPIACAASSGPDLSQAYNGFGFALFANLAKENAGKNTFISPTSIALALAIASNGAAGNTRASMLKTLGAPGASIEEFDASNKALMAELTNPGSDLQFTIANALWVNKQFSIVPAFVTTSRDVFSATAQDLPFGESSAAQTINDWVNKNTNGRIPEIVDSTDPNDVLVITNAIAMKAKWLAPFQKDDTHDAPFETGSGGHVTVSMMSSNGGFEYADRDGWQVARLPYRGNRFAMYVLLPHEGTALGGVLNAFDRATFDRLTSGLPDQRIAFAMPRYTATFKAELNAPLSRLGMAGAFEPGAADFSRLVAPPQRAFISLVVHRAFVRVDEEGTEAAAATAVTMRATAIMMPPEKRMIVDRPFLMAIRDDRTKQILFLGAIYDPGKPE is encoded by the coding sequence ATGTGGAAGCGGAGCCGTACGATATGCACCCTCGCTCTCGCGCTGGGAGTCGTGCCGATCGCATGCGCGGCTTCTTCGGGCCCCGATCTTTCGCAAGCCTACAACGGCTTCGGATTCGCGCTCTTCGCGAACCTGGCCAAGGAAAACGCCGGCAAAAATACCTTCATTTCGCCGACGAGCATCGCGCTCGCGCTCGCGATCGCGTCCAACGGGGCGGCCGGAAACACCCGCGCGTCGATGCTGAAAACGCTCGGCGCGCCAGGCGCGTCGATCGAAGAATTCGATGCTTCCAATAAAGCGCTGATGGCGGAGCTGACGAATCCGGGCAGCGATCTTCAGTTCACGATCGCTAACGCATTGTGGGTCAACAAGCAGTTTTCGATCGTGCCGGCGTTCGTCACGACGAGCCGCGACGTCTTCTCGGCAACCGCGCAAGACTTGCCGTTCGGTGAGTCGAGTGCGGCACAAACGATCAACGATTGGGTCAATAAGAACACGAACGGGCGGATTCCCGAGATCGTCGATTCCACCGATCCTAACGACGTGCTCGTGATCACCAACGCGATCGCCATGAAAGCCAAATGGCTCGCACCGTTTCAAAAAGACGATACGCACGACGCGCCGTTCGAGACGGGGTCCGGCGGTCACGTGACCGTCTCCATGATGTCGAGCAACGGCGGTTTCGAGTATGCCGATCGCGACGGCTGGCAGGTGGCACGGCTCCCGTATCGCGGCAACCGCTTCGCGATGTACGTTTTGCTTCCGCACGAGGGAACGGCGCTGGGGGGCGTGCTGAACGCCTTCGACCGGGCCACCTTCGACCGCCTGACGTCCGGCCTGCCGGACCAGCGCATCGCCTTCGCGATGCCGCGTTACACCGCGACCTTCAAGGCCGAGCTCAACGCGCCGCTCTCGCGGCTGGGCATGGCTGGGGCCTTTGAACCGGGCGCCGCCGACTTCAGCCGTCTCGTAGCCCCGCCCCAGCGGGCCTTCATCAGCCTGGTGGTCCACCGCGCCTTCGTCCGCGTCGACGAGGAAGGCACCGAGGCGGCAGCCGCCACCGCGGTCACGATGCGGGCAACGGCCATCATGATGCCGCCCGAAAAGCGGATGATCGTCGACCGCCCCTTCCTGATGGCCATCCGGGACGACCGCACGAAGCAGATCCTCTTCCTGGGAGCGATCTACGACCCGGGGAAACCTGAGTAA